The genomic window CGATCGTCACGCGGGTGTAGTCGGCGGCGGGCCAGACGCGCACCGCCACGATGGTCGCTCCGCGTGCGATTTGCTGCACGCCGAGCAGCAGGGCCAGCGTGCCGCCTTGAAGAAGATCGCGGCGCTTCATGCGGCGATGGGTCCTGAGGTTGGCCTGATGCTGTCGAGATGCGCCAGCAAGGCGAAACCGCGGGGCGTGCCCGCGAGCAGTGTCACGGTACGTGAGTCGTCTGTCATTGCTTCCATTTTAAGAGCGAGGTCTGCAACCGGAATGCGGCCTGCAGCGTTGTCGGGCCATTCGGCGAGCTTCAGTCCGGGGCCCGCGAAGATGTCTCTGAATCCGGCATCGTCCCATTCGCGAGGGTCGTTGAAACGGTAGAAGTCGAAGTGATAGATCGCCAGCCCATCGGGTGCTTCGTGCGGCTCGACGACTGCGTAGGTCGGGCTCTTGATGCGGCCTTCGATGCCGAGCGCACGCAGCAAATGCCGGACGAAGGTCGTCTTGCCCGCGCCGAGCTCGCCATGCAGCGCAATGAAGGCATCCCGCAACATTGGTGCCGAGGCCACGCAGCGCGCAAAGGCGTCGGTATCGGCCTCGGTGTGCCAGTGCAGCACCGCTGGCAGTTCCGTTGCCAGCGATGGCAACGATGCCGCCTGCAAGGGCGTTTCTACAATCGGCGTGTGGTCGGTACTCAACTCGTGGCTCGTGATTTGGTGACGCAGGATGTCGTGGCGCGCATACAAGAGTGGGCGCGTGAATTGGGATTCTCCCAAATCGGTATTGCGGGCATCGACCTCGCCGATGCCGAGGCCGGACTCGGGCACTGGCTTCACAACGGCTTTCACGGCGAAATGGCCTACATGGCCGCGCACGGATTGCGTCGGGCGCGGCCTGCGGAGTTGGTGCCCGGCACGGTGAGCGTGATCACCGCGCGCATGGACTACCTGCCCCGGGCGACGCCGGAAGGTTGGCAGGGCATTGAATTCGAACGGCTCGAACGGCCCGGCGAAGGCATTGTCTCGGTCTATGCAAGGGGCAGGGACTATCACAAAGTGCTTCGCTCACGCCTGCAGAAACTGGCCGACCGCATCACCGAAACGCTGGGACCTTTCGGGCACCGCGTCTTCACCGATTCAGCGCCGGTGCTCGAGGCCGAGCTGGCTTCACGCAGCGGCCAGGGCTGGCGCGGCAAGCACACGCTGGTGCTCGACCGCGATGCGGGCTCGATGTTTTTTCTCGGCGAGATCTACGTCGACATCGCGCTGCCGCCGAGCGAACCCGTTACCGCGCATTGCGGCAGTTGCAGCGCCTGCATCGACATCTGCCCGACGCAGGCGATCATCGCGCCGCATCGGCTCGACGCGCGGCGCTGCATCTCGTATCTGACGATCGAGCATGCGGGCTCGATTCCGGTCGAACTGCGCGCGGCCATCGGCAATCGCATCTATGGCTGCGACGATTGCCAGCTGATCTGCCCCTGGAACAAGTTTGCGAAGAAGAGTGCGTTGCCCGACTTCGATGAACGCGACGGCTTGAGCGGACAGCATCTCGCCGAACTCTTCGCGTGGACGGAAGAAGCGTTTCTCCGCTTCACCGAAGGCAGCCCTATTCGCCGCATCGGCCATGAGCGCTGGTTGCGCAACGTGGCGGTCGGTTTGGGCAACGCCCTGCGTGCGGGCGATACGCGGGCCGCGGCCGCGCTCGCGACGCGTGCATTGCACCCGAGTGCGCTGGTGCGCGAGCACGTCGAGTGGGCGTTGGCACAAAGCGCACCTTTCGTCTGAATCCCGCGTTTGCGGGGTATTCCACAGCACTGTGGGCGCCGGCATGCCGGTAGCATTTCGGCTTTCCGTTTCGTTCGATCGTCTTGTTGACGACTACCAGGAGTTCGCTGATGCCACGCCGCCGATTGAGCACTTTTGTCCGTCTCGCTGAAGTCACCGGACTTGCCGTGCTCGCCGCCACGCTAGCTTCACCCGCTGCGGCGCAGGGCTACCCGACCAAGCCGATCGAGTTGAGTGTGCCGTTCGCACCCGGTGGCACGACCGACATCGTGGCGCGCGTGATCTCCGAGCCGCTGGGCAAGGCATTGGGTCAGCCGGTGATCGTCATCAACCGCGCGGGCGGCGGCGGCATCGTGGGTGCAGCCGAAACCGCACGCGCAGCGCCCGACGGCTACAAACTGGGCGTCGCCACCGTGTCGAGCACGGCAGCCAACCCGGCGATCAACCCGAAGACGCCGTACGACCCGATCAACGACTTCACGCCGATCACCAACATCGCCGCGACGCCCAACATCATCGCGGTCAACCCGAAGTTCCCGGCAAAGAACTACGCCGAATTCGTGGCCGAGCTCAAGAAGAATCCTGGCAAGTATTCGTATGCATCGTCGGGCACCGGCGGCATCGGGCATCTGCTGATGGAGCTGTACAAGAGCTTGACGAATACCTTCGTCACGCACATCCCTTACCGCGGCGCCGGCCCGGCCCTGAACGACGTGGTGGCGGGCCAGGTGGCGATCATGTTCGACAACATTCCTTCGGCATTGCCCTTCATCAAGAGCGGCCAGCTGGTGCCGATCGTGGTGTCGGCGCCGCAGCGGTTGAAGGACTTGCCCAACGTGCCGACCTTCAAGGAGGTCGGGCTGGAGCCGGTCAACCGCATGGCGTACTACGGCATCCTCGGCCCGAAGAACCTGCCGAAAGAAGTGGTCGACAAGGTGGCGGCTGCGGTGAAAAAGTCGGTCGAGGATCCGGTGGTGCGAAAGCGCATCGAAGACACCGGCTCGCTCATCGTCGCCAACACGCCCGAGCAGTTCGCCGCGCAGATCAAGGCCGAGTTCGAGGTCTACAAGCAGGTCGTGGTCAAGCAGAAGCTCACGCTCGATTGATCGAACGCGGCGCGCGGTTTGTTATCTTGCAGGCCATGACCGCGCTGCAAGAAGAAACCCCTGACGTCGATACGCCCGAGATCGACGAGTTCATCGATGCGCTCTGGCTGGAGCACGGGCTCGCCAAGAACACGCTCGCGGCTTACCGGCAGGATCTCGAGTTGTTCGTGCGCTGGCTTGCAACGCGCAGCAACACACTCGACGCCGTGCAGGAGCACGATCTGCAGGCCTACATGGGAGCCAAGCTGGCCGACAAAGGCAAGGCGACGTCCGCCAATCGTCGCCTGACGGTCTTCAAGCGCTACTACCGCTGGGCCTTGCGCGAACGTCGCATCGCCGCCGACCCGACGCTGCGACTGGTGCCGGCGCGGCAGGCCATGCGCGTGCCCAAAACGCTTTCCGAGAAGCAGGTCGACGACCTGCTCGGCGCGCCCGATGTCGACACCTCGCTCGGCCTGCGCGATCGCGCCATGCTCGAGTTGATGTACGCCAGTGGCCTGCGCGTGAGCGAGCTGGTGACGCTGAAGGCGATCGACATGAGCCTGAACGACGGCGTGCTGCGGGTGCTCGGCAAGGGCAACAAGGAGCGGCTGGTGCCTTTCGGCGGAGAAGCGCGCCGCTGGATCGAGCGGTATCTGAAAGAGTCGCGGCCTGCGATCCTCGACGGGCAACAGACGCCGGACCTTTTCGTGACGGCGCGCGGTGCCGGGATGACGCGCGTGATGTTCTGGATCATCGTCAAGAAGCAGGCGACCGCCGCCGGCATACACGTGCCGCTGTCGCCGCACACGTTGCGTCATGCATTTGCCACCCACCTGCTCAACCACGGCGCGGACCTGAGGGCGGTGCAACTGCTGCTCGGTCATGCGGACATCTCTACGACCACGATCTACACGCACGTGGCTCGCGAGCGCCTGAAGCAATTGCACGGGCAGCACCATCCACGCGGCTGATTGACACGACCTCCGAACGACGTGCGCGCCACGCTCTTCGCTGGGCGGCGGCGATCAAGGCCGACTGACGCTCCGCTCGCCCGGGGCGCTACAGCGCATCAGCTTCGTGCCAGCGCATCGGGCTCATCGAGCGCCTTCAGCTCTTCGTCTGTGAAGCCGGCGAGCGCTCGCGCTTCGAGGTTGAACGGCGCTCGAAGCCGCGGCGCCTCGTGCTTGCGATAAAGCACGCGGTAATGCGCGATCGGGTCGAGGCCGTCACGCTCGCACAGCCACCGGTACCAGTGGTTGCCGATGGCGACATGGCCGACTTCGTCGCGCAGGATGATGTCGAGGATGGCGATCGCGCCGAGCGCATCGGGCGTATTCACTCTGCGCAACTTGGCCTGGATCAGCGGGGTCGCGTCCAGCCCGCGTGCCTCGAGCGTTCGCGGTACCAGCGCCATGCGCCCGACAACGTCGTCCTTCGTTTTCTCGCACATCGCCCAGAGGCCGTCGTGGCCGGTGAAGTCGCCATAGCGCCAGCCCATCGTCTGCAGATGCGCATGCAGCAGCGTGAAGTGCCGCGCTTCTTCATCGGCGACGCGCAGCCAGTCGCGGTAATAGGACTCGGGCATGCCGTCGAAGCGCCACACTGCATCGAGCGCGAGGTTGATCGCGTTGAACTCGATATGGCATATCGAATGGATGAGCGCGGCGCGTCCTTCGGTGGTGAAGGGCGAGCGTCTTCCGACATCCATCGCGGAAACGCGAAGCGGGCGGTCGGGCCGGCCCGGAACGCCGATTTCCGCATTCGTCATGCTGCGATCGAAGTCGAGTGAAAGCGATTCCGGGCTGCCAGCGACAAGCGCTGCCAGCGCGCGCGTCGCCACCACCTTTTGCTCAGGGTCGGCAAGGCGCAGCGCGGCCAGCGCGGTCGATCGGATGTGCATCCCTACAATTCTAGTTTTTGATCCCTGGAGACCCGCGATGGCCCTCTATGAACTCGATGGCGTTGCGCCGAAACTGGCGCCTGGCGCCTGGGTGGCCGACAGTGCCGAGGTGATCGGCAAGGTGGTGCTGGGTGAAGATGCCAGCATCTGGTTCGGCGCGGTGCTGCGTGGCGACAACGAGACGCTGACCATCGGGCGCAACAGCAACGTGCAGGATCTGTCGGTGGTACACAGCGACCATGGTTCGCCCACCACGATCGGCGACAACGTGACGATCGGTCATCAGGTCATGCTGCATGGCTGCACCATCGGAGACAACTCGCTGATCGGCATCCAGGCGGTGATCTTGAATAACGCGAAGATCGGCCGCAACTCGATCGTTGGTGCCGGCAGCGTGGTGACCGAGGGCAAGGAATTTCCGGACAACTCGCTCATCATCGGTTCGCCGGCCAAGGTGGTTCGCACGCTCGACGATGCGGCTGCCGCCAAGCTCCGCCAAAGTGCCGAGCACTATGTAGACAACGCCCGTCGCTATGCGAAGGGCCTCAAGAAGATCGCCTGAGGGCGTCGGAAAGAAGAGCGTTTTGAGCGAGTTGCACAAGTTCTTGTTCGACGGCATGCCGGTGCGCGGCATGATCGTCCGCCTGACTGATTCATGGCAGGAAATCCTGGCGCGACGCGCCGGCAACAGCGCGACCGGCGCCTATCCGCCGCCCGTGGCGGAGTTGCTCGGTGAAATGACTGCGGCGGCGACCTTGATGCAGTCGAACATCAAGTTCAACGGCGCGTTGATCCTGCAAATCTTCGGTGACGGGCCGGTCAAGATCGCGGTGGCCGAGGTCATGCCCGACCTGAGCCTGCGCGCCACCGCCAAGGTCGTGGGCGAGCTGGCCGTCGATGCGCGCTTGCCCGACATGGTCAACGTCACCAACAAAGGCCGCTGCGCCATCACGCTCGACCCCAAGAGCCGCGTGCCGGGACAGCAGCCGTATCAGGGCGTGGTGCCGCTCTTCGGAGACCAGTACGAAAAGCTCGACAAGCTGAGCGACGTGTTGCAGCACTACATGCTGCAGAGCGAACAGCTCGACACCACGCTGGTGCTGGCGGCCGACGACAAGGTGGCGGCAGGCCTGTTGATCCAGCGCTTGCCGGTGAAGGGGGAGGGCAATCTGGAGGGAACGTCGCAGCGTGACCACGACCAGAGCAATGAAGACCAGATCGGTTTGAACGAAGACTACAACCGCATCTCGATTCTCGCGTCGAGTCTGACGCGCGATGAGTTGCTGACGCTCGATATCGACACCATCCTGCGCCGCCTGTTCTGGGAAGAAAAGGTGCTGCGCTTCGAGCCGCAAGAGGGCTTGCTTGGACCGCACTTCGCTTGCACCTGCGGGCGCGAGCGGGTGGCCAACATGATCCGCAGCCTCGGCGTCGAAGAGGCCGACAGCATCCTGGCCGAGCGCGGCGACATCGAGGTGGGATGCGACTTTTGCGGCAAGCAATATCGCTTCGATGCGGTCGACGCAGCGCAGATTTTTCGGGAGCCGGGGGATCAGTTGCCGGCCAGCCCGGTGGTGCAGTAGGTCGCTCTCGCGGCGTGCTGCAAAGGGCGCTTCAGTTTCTGAAGTTGCTGAAGCGCAGGTCAGGTGCGCTGCTGTTGTGGCGCGACGGCACGCTTCGGCCGAAGCTCACTTGCCTGGCCTGAAGCGCGGTTACGTTCGGCAGTGCTTCGGTGCGCGGCGATGTGTCCCCCGGTGCCCTCCATGTCACTTCGCTCACGTCGGCGTTGTCGGGCGCGACATACATCGAGCGCAGCATGGCGAACGGCCGACGATCGCGCCTCGATGAAGTGAGCGATGTGAGGGGCGACAGTCTCACGTCGAGCGCGGTGCGGAGCGTGCTGACCTCGCCGAGGGTGACCGTTGCGGAGCCGCCCGCCTTGAACTTCAGGTGCAACGACAGAGGCAATGTGGTGACGACGATCGACGAGATATCGACCACCGGCCGCTGATGAGTCTCGATCGGCCCGATGAGCATCGACGAACCGTACGCGCCGTCGCCAAAGCGCGCCTCCGGCAACGGCTTGATCCGCCAATTGCCATCGGATGGATACAGCACAGCCACTTCGCGCGGCTTGCCGTCGACTTTCTTGAACACCTGCAGCAGATGGATCCCGCGAAAGGTGCGCGATGCGAGTGTCACCGGCACGCTCTGAGACCGCCAGAAGCTCGACTGCGTGATGCCGACGATGCGCCACTGCGCGCCATCGAACAGCACGCGGGTCGCGGCTTTGAATGCATGGCGCGGATCGGTCGGGTGCACGCCGCCGTTGAAGTTGCATCCTGAAAAGTCGGACGCAGAACGATCGGATTGCAGCGATGCGAGATACGGTGGCGGCAGCGCTTCGACGGCAAAGCGCGCAACGTCGGCGCCGCTCAGCTTCAGGGAGACGTTGTCTTCCTCTGCGCAGGTGGCCGGCGTCAGGTTGTTCTCGACGTCGATTGCGATCAGGTTGCCGGCAGCGAATGCTGGTCGTGCCATGCCGGCGAGCAAAAACGCCAGCGTCAGCACGGCGGCCGCAGCGCATGCGCCGTTCAAGCGGTGGCGGCCGGTGCGTGCCATCAAGCCTTCGGAATAGACGTCGAGACTGGCGTCAGCAAAGGCGTCGCCCGCTCCGCCAGCAGATCCGTGAACAACCGATGCTCGCAAACTGGATCGGAGCATTTTTCGCACGGCCACGTCCAGGTCGATGCCGTGGGGCGTCCGCCAGCTTCGCCGCTGCCGCCGCGCACGTTGCGGCCATCTCTGCCTTCGTCGCCTGCACGCTCCGCGATTGAATTGATCGCGTTCCAGGCATTCGCGATCCGTTCGGCGCCGCGACCATGCACGACGGTGTACGGCAGATTTGCCCCGGCCAGCGCCGCACGCACGCGTGCATCCACCGGCTCGCGAACATGGGGGCCGTCGCGTTGCAGGCCATCGGCCACCCATGGCAGGTCGAGTGCGGTGAGCAAGGTGATGGCGCAGCGGCGTTGTGCCGCCAATGCCGATGCAAAGAGCGAGGCGTCGTCGAACAGCATGTCGCTGTACACCGCGGTCATCACGGCGGTGGTGTCGGTCACGACGACGCCGCGTGAGGCAGCGTCGTCGATGCGGCGCGTCTGCTCGTCGCCGATGGTGGCCTGCTCGTCGGGCCGTGGCGTGCGCCCTTCGCGGTCGCACCACTCGCGCAGGTATTCGCCGACCAGCGTGGTGGCGATGCCGCGATCGTTGAGTCGTTGGGCCAGGCCGCGCGCCAGCTCGGTCTTGCCGGTGCTCTCGGCGCCGAGCACGGCGATCACGCAGCCGATGGGCAACGAAGGAGTCATGCGTGTTCCAGCGCCGATGCCGCGGCTGCGGTTGGGCGCAATCGATGGCGCCATGCGAAGTAGCCGGCGATGCTGAGCACCGCGAAGACCGCGTAGAGGCCGACCGTGAGCCACAGGCCCTTGTGGATGAACAGGCCGATGCTGACAGCGTTGACGGCCAGCCACACGATCCAGTTTTCGATGAACTTGCGGCCGAGCAGGAACTGCCCGACCAGGCTGAGTCCGGTCGCGAATCCGTCGAACCAGGGCACGTCGGTGTCGGTGAATCGAATCAGAAAAAGTGCGACGAGCGGCCACGCGACTGCGCAGGCGACCAGGGACCACAACGCGCCGCGCATCGTGAGGCGGCTTACGTGCAGCTCGCTGCCGTCGGCCCTGTGCCCACGCAGCCATTGAAGCCAGCCCCAGAGCGCGACGATGGCGAAAAAGATCTGCAGCGTAGCGTCGCCGTAGATGCGTGCTTCGGCAAAGACGAAGACGTAGAGCAACGAGCTCACGATGGCGAGCGGCCAGCCCCAGTGGATCTCGCGCATGTTGCAGCCGACCATGACCAGCGCGATGGCCGCGGCGACCACTTCGAGCCAACTGGTCGGTGCGCCCCACAACACGAAGGCGGGGGCCGAGAAGAACTCCGGCATCGGTGGTTTGGTGGTTCCGCGGGCGGGGCCGAGTGTCAGTGCGTCATCTGCACGAACACCTCGTTCGGCTTCACCATGCCGAGCTCGGCACGGGCACGTTCTTCGACCATTTCGAGGCCTTCCTTCAGGTCGTTGACCTCGGAAGACAGCCTCTCGTTGGCCAATGACGCACGCGCGTTAGCCTCTTGCTGCGTCATGAGCTTGTCGCGCAGCTGCGCTACGTCGCGCACGCTCCCGCGGCCGGTCCACAGCTGCCACTGAAGAACGGCGAGCAGCAAGACCAGCACGAGGGGAACAATGCGTGAGCGCATGCCTTCGGATACCCGGTTCCTGGCCGTTTACTTCAGGTTGTAGAACGCGGCGCGGCCGGGGTAGCTGGCAACGTCGCCCAGGTCTTCTTCGATGCGCAGCAGCTGGTTGTACTTGGCGGTGCGGTCGGAACGCGACAGCGAACCCGTCTTGATCTGGCCGGCGTTGGTGCCGACCGCAATATCGGCGATGGTCGAGTCTTCGGTCTCGCCCGAACGGTGCGAAATGACGGCGGTGTACCCGGCTCGTTTGGCCATTTCGATGGCGGCGAAGGTCTCGGTCAGCGTGCCGATCTGGTTGATCTTGATCAGGATCGAATTGGCGATGCCCTTGTCGATGCCTTCTTGAAGGATCTTGGTGTTGGTGACGAACAGGTCGTCGCCCACCAACTGCACGCGTTTGCCGAGACGTTCGGTCAGGTGCTTCCAGCCATCCCAGTCGCCTTCGTGCATGCCGTCTTCGATGCTGATGATCGGGTACTTGTCGACCCAGGTCGCAAGCATGTCGGTCCAGTTTTCGGGCGACAGCGTGAGGTTCTCGGCGCCGAGAACGTACTTGCCATCTTTGTAGAACTCGCTGGCAGCGCAGTCCAGGCCGAGCGCGATTTGTTCGCCGGCCACGTAGCCCGCCTTGTCGATCGCTTCGAGGATGAGGAGGATGGCTTCTTCATGACTCGCGACGCTCGGTGCGAAGCCGCCTTCGTCGCCGACAGCCGTGCTGATGCCGCGGTCGCTCAGGATCTTTTTCAACGCGTGAAAGGTTTCGGCACCATAGCGGACCGCTTCGCGGAAGCTCTTGGCGCCGACCGGAATGATCATGAACTCCTGGATGTCCAGGCTGTTGTTGGCGTGCGCCCCACCGTTGATGACGTTCATCATCGGCACCGGCAATTGCATGCCGCCCATGCCGCCGAAGTAACGGTACAGCGGCAAGCCCGATTCTTCGGCCGCAGCGCGGGCTACGGCCATCGACACGGCCAACGTGGCGTTGGCGCCCAGACGGGCCTTGTTGTCGGTGCCGTCCAGGTCGTTCAGCGTGCGGTCGAGAAAGGCCTGCTCGGTGGCGTCGAGGCCGAGCACGGCTTCGGAGATTTCGGTGTTGATGTTTTCTACCGCTTTCAGCACGCCCTTGCCGCCGTAACGAGCCTTGTCGTTGTCGCGCAGTTCGATCGCTTCGCGCGAGCCGGTCGACGCACCCGACGGCACGGCCGCACGACCCATGGTGCCGCTTTCCAGCAGCACATCGCATTCGACTGTG from Variovorax sp. PAMC28562 includes these protein-coding regions:
- a CDS encoding Hsp33 family molecular chaperone HslO, giving the protein MSELHKFLFDGMPVRGMIVRLTDSWQEILARRAGNSATGAYPPPVAELLGEMTAAATLMQSNIKFNGALILQIFGDGPVKIAVAEVMPDLSLRATAKVVGELAVDARLPDMVNVTNKGRCAITLDPKSRVPGQQPYQGVVPLFGDQYEKLDKLSDVLQHYMLQSEQLDTTLVLAADDKVAAGLLIQRLPVKGEGNLEGTSQRDHDQSNEDQIGLNEDYNRISILASSLTRDELLTLDIDTILRRLFWEEKVLRFEPQEGLLGPHFACTCGRERVANMIRSLGVEEADSILAERGDIEVGCDFCGKQYRFDAVDAAQIFREPGDQLPASPVVQ
- a CDS encoding ferritin-like domain-containing protein; this encodes MHIRSTALAALRLADPEQKVVATRALAALVAGSPESLSLDFDRSMTNAEIGVPGRPDRPLRVSAMDVGRRSPFTTEGRAALIHSICHIEFNAINLALDAVWRFDGMPESYYRDWLRVADEEARHFTLLHAHLQTMGWRYGDFTGHDGLWAMCEKTKDDVVGRMALVPRTLEARGLDATPLIQAKLRRVNTPDALGAIAILDIILRDEVGHVAIGNHWYRWLCERDGLDPIAHYRVLYRKHEAPRLRAPFNLEARALAGFTDEELKALDEPDALARS
- a CDS encoding gamma carbonic anhydrase family protein: MALYELDGVAPKLAPGAWVADSAEVIGKVVLGEDASIWFGAVLRGDNETLTIGRNSNVQDLSVVHSDHGSPTTIGDNVTIGHQVMLHGCTIGDNSLIGIQAVILNNAKIGRNSIVGAGSVVTEGKEFPDNSLIIGSPAKVVRTLDDAAAAKLRQSAEHYVDNARRYAKGLKKIA
- the tsaE gene encoding tRNA (adenosine(37)-N6)-threonylcarbamoyltransferase complex ATPase subunit type 1 TsaE, whose product is MSTDHTPIVETPLQAASLPSLATELPAVLHWHTEADTDAFARCVASAPMLRDAFIALHGELGAGKTTFVRHLLRALGIEGRIKSPTYAVVEPHEAPDGLAIYHFDFYRFNDPREWDDAGFRDIFAGPGLKLAEWPDNAAGRIPVADLALKMEAMTDDSRTVTLLAGTPRGFALLAHLDSIRPTSGPIAA
- the eno gene encoding phosphopyruvate hydratase, giving the protein MSAIVDIVGREILDSRGNPTVECDVLLESGTMGRAAVPSGASTGSREAIELRDNDKARYGGKGVLKAVENINTEISEAVLGLDATEQAFLDRTLNDLDGTDNKARLGANATLAVSMAVARAAAEESGLPLYRYFGGMGGMQLPVPMMNVINGGAHANNSLDIQEFMIIPVGAKSFREAVRYGAETFHALKKILSDRGISTAVGDEGGFAPSVASHEEAILLILEAIDKAGYVAGEQIALGLDCAASEFYKDGKYVLGAENLTLSPENWTDMLATWVDKYPIISIEDGMHEGDWDGWKHLTERLGKRVQLVGDDLFVTNTKILQEGIDKGIANSILIKINQIGTLTETFAAIEMAKRAGYTAVISHRSGETEDSTIADIAVGTNAGQIKTGSLSRSDRTAKYNQLLRIEEDLGDVASYPGRAAFYNLK
- the pnuC gene encoding nicotinamide riboside transporter PnuC, translating into MPEFFSAPAFVLWGAPTSWLEVVAAAIALVMVGCNMREIHWGWPLAIVSSLLYVFVFAEARIYGDATLQIFFAIVALWGWLQWLRGHRADGSELHVSRLTMRGALWSLVACAVAWPLVALFLIRFTDTDVPWFDGFATGLSLVGQFLLGRKFIENWIVWLAVNAVSIGLFIHKGLWLTVGLYAVFAVLSIAGYFAWRHRLRPTAAAASALEHA
- the xerD gene encoding site-specific tyrosine recombinase XerD, translating into MTALQEETPDVDTPEIDEFIDALWLEHGLAKNTLAAYRQDLELFVRWLATRSNTLDAVQEHDLQAYMGAKLADKGKATSANRRLTVFKRYYRWALRERRIAADPTLRLVPARQAMRVPKTLSEKQVDDLLGAPDVDTSLGLRDRAMLELMYASGLRVSELVTLKAIDMSLNDGVLRVLGKGNKERLVPFGGEARRWIERYLKESRPAILDGQQTPDLFVTARGAGMTRVMFWIIVKKQATAAGIHVPLSPHTLRHAFATHLLNHGADLRAVQLLLGHADISTTTIYTHVARERLKQLHGQHHPRG
- the queG gene encoding tRNA epoxyqueuosine(34) reductase QueG, with translation MQEWARELGFSQIGIAGIDLADAEAGLGHWLHNGFHGEMAYMAAHGLRRARPAELVPGTVSVITARMDYLPRATPEGWQGIEFERLERPGEGIVSVYARGRDYHKVLRSRLQKLADRITETLGPFGHRVFTDSAPVLEAELASRSGQGWRGKHTLVLDRDAGSMFFLGEIYVDIALPPSEPVTAHCGSCSACIDICPTQAIIAPHRLDARRCISYLTIEHAGSIPVELRAAIGNRIYGCDDCQLICPWNKFAKKSALPDFDERDGLSGQHLAELFAWTEEAFLRFTEGSPIRRIGHERWLRNVAVGLGNALRAGDTRAAAALATRALHPSALVREHVEWALAQSAPFV
- the ftsB gene encoding cell division protein FtsB codes for the protein MRSRIVPLVLVLLLAVLQWQLWTGRGSVRDVAQLRDKLMTQQEANARASLANERLSSEVNDLKEGLEMVEERARAELGMVKPNEVFVQMTH
- a CDS encoding AAA family ATPase — encoded protein: MTPSLPIGCVIAVLGAESTGKTELARGLAQRLNDRGIATTLVGEYLREWCDREGRTPRPDEQATIGDEQTRRIDDAASRGVVVTDTTAVMTAVYSDMLFDDASLFASALAAQRRCAITLLTALDLPWVADGLQRDGPHVREPVDARVRAALAGANLPYTVVHGRGAERIANAWNAINSIAERAGDEGRDGRNVRGGSGEAGGRPTASTWTWPCEKCSDPVCEHRLFTDLLAERATPLLTPVSTSIPKA
- a CDS encoding tripartite tricarboxylate transporter substrate binding protein BugE is translated as MPRRRLSTFVRLAEVTGLAVLAATLASPAAAQGYPTKPIELSVPFAPGGTTDIVARVISEPLGKALGQPVIVINRAGGGGIVGAAETARAAPDGYKLGVATVSSTAANPAINPKTPYDPINDFTPITNIAATPNIIAVNPKFPAKNYAEFVAELKKNPGKYSYASSGTGGIGHLLMELYKSLTNTFVTHIPYRGAGPALNDVVAGQVAIMFDNIPSALPFIKSGQLVPIVVSAPQRLKDLPNVPTFKEVGLEPVNRMAYYGILGPKNLPKEVVDKVAAAVKKSVEDPVVRKRIEDTGSLIVANTPEQFAAQIKAEFEVYKQVVVKQKLTLD